In Halopiger aswanensis, the DNA window GCGCGTCGTCGCTGGTGCGGAAGTCGACGTCCTCGAGGCCGTCGATCGGCGGCACCATGGGCCGCGAGCCGACGGCAAGGATGATCGCGTCGCCGGTGATTTCGCTGCCCTCGCCGCTATCGCCGGTCGGTTCAACGGCAATCGTCCGCTCATCGACGAAGTGCCCCTCGCCGCGGTAGAGCGCGACGTTCTCGTTCTCCTCGAGCGACCGGTCCTGTCGTGCAGCCTTCTCGTAGACGGTGTCGTGGATCGCGTCCGTGATCTCGCCGTACGCGACGTCCTTCAGGTCGGCCGCGACCCCGAACTCGCCGGCGCGTCGCACCTCGTCCGCGAGGTCGGCGCGGTGGAGCAGCGCCTTCGAAGGGACACAGCCCCGGGTGATGCAGGCCCCGCCTAGCGGTCCGGGCTCGATTACGGCCGCCTCGAGGCCCCGGTCGGCCGCCGCGGTCGCGACTTGACTGCCGGACCCGCCGCCGATCACGACGGTATCGTACTCGTCCCTGTCTTGGTCCATGAACTGGTTCCACCACGGACGGACGCGTAAAACCGAGACCTGCTCCCGAATGGCCTCCGATGGCCCCCGTTTCGACTCGACGATTCGAGTCGCGGTTCGGACTCGCTACGACGGACGTCCCTCGAAGCCGGCGGGAACGACCCGACCGACGCCTCGAGCGACGAGACTCGAGACGAGCGAGCACAGCGCGTACCAGGCCATCCACGCCTGTACCGGCCCGACGATCCGCGCGGTCCAGACGATATCGCCGAGCACGGGCGCGACGGTCACCAGCGGCGCGGTCGCGTGGGCCGGCGCCGTCACCAGCCACGAGAGGTAGAGAAAGACCGGGACGGTCAGCACCATCGTCCACGCCAGCACCTTCAGGTGGTCGGTCAACAGCAGCGCCTGCCGCCCGACGAGGTCGCGGCGCTGGTCGGCGAGTCGCTCTACCGTCGTCTCGTCCCCGCGCGCTCGAGCGGCGGCCAGCCGCTCCCGAAGTTCCCGCGTCCGATGCCTGAACGCGCCCGTGTCCGGCCGCTCGAGGCGGCGGCGGACGAGCGTCGTCGCCAACGTGGTCGCGACCGCCAGCGCGAGGACGACGACCGGAAACGGTAACGCGGCCGCGAGCGGTCCGATCGCGAGATCGAGAGCCGCCGCGACGCCGTCGCGAATCGCCGACACCTGATAGCCGGCGACCAGCGAGAGCGCGCCGATGCCGGCGGCGACGTCGCGCCGCGACCATCCCTCGGGTTCGGGCGGGTCGAACTCGCGGCCGTCGAGCGTTTCCCTGACCGCCGTCGGGTCGTTCAAGACGAACCGATCCTCGCCGTCGACGGGAACGAGGACGCCCTGCTCGAGCATCGCGCCCCAGTGTTCGCGGTCGATGTCGTCGCGGACGTCCGTCCGCGCGACGGTACCGTCGCTCTCCTCCGCAGTACGGAGGACCGTCGCCAGCGCCGCCGCGCCCTCGTCGTCGGCCGCGACGTGCGTTCCGGATGCTGTCATCCTCGAGGAGTTCGACGGCGACGGGTATCGACAGTGGGCTCGCGTTTCCGACGGCGACACGGCTACCGAAGGTTTAGGAGGCCGGTGCGGGCGGTGCCGAAACGGTGTTGCTCTGCGGGTCCGCGGACGGATACTCGAGAATCGACGCGCCGCGGGGTTACTCGTCGCCCCGCTGGACGGTCAGGACGGGGACCGGCGCGCTGCGCAGGAGTTGCTCGGTGAAACTGCCGAGCAGGTGCCGATCGAGGCCGGTGTGGCCGTGGGTCCCCATCGCGATGAGGTCGACGGCCTCGGCGTCGGCGTGGGTCCTGATTTCGTGGGGGACGGAGCCGCTCGAGACCGTCGTCGTGATCGACGCCTCCTCGAGCCCCGTCTCCGTCGCGGCCGCCGTCGCGGCCTCGAGGATCGCAGTGGCGTTTTCCTCGAGTTCGGCAGCGACCTCGTCTGAAACCGGCTCCTCCACTTCCGGCAGTTCGTCGATCACGTACAGCAACTGCAGCGTCGCGCCGGTGTGGGCCGCGACCTGCGCGGCGAATCGAACCGCCGCCGTCCCGTGGTCGCTGCCGTCGGTCGGAACGAGAATCGCCTCGTAGGGATACGATCGGGTGACGCCCTCGGCCGCCCGAACCGACAGGACGGGCGTCTCGGTGACGTTGATCACGTAGTCCGTCGTCGTGCCGA includes these proteins:
- a CDS encoding DUF106 domain-containing protein, yielding MTASGTHVAADDEGAAALATVLRTAEESDGTVARTDVRDDIDREHWGAMLEQGVLVPVDGEDRFVLNDPTAVRETLDGREFDPPEPEGWSRRDVAAGIGALSLVAGYQVSAIRDGVAAALDLAIGPLAAALPFPVVVLALAVATTLATTLVRRRLERPDTGAFRHRTRELRERLAAARARGDETTVERLADQRRDLVGRQALLLTDHLKVLAWTMVLTVPVFLYLSWLVTAPAHATAPLVTVAPVLGDIVWTARIVGPVQAWMAWYALCSLVSSLVARGVGRVVPAGFEGRPS
- a CDS encoding universal stress protein, whose amino-acid sequence is MTVDDILVPVDGSDAATAAFDHALEIAADMGATLRVLHVADTAMPSLARLGSGVADALEAEGDEIIANARERAEERGIDVVTDVRRGEPREEIVAAAADADLVVMGAHGCHGIGEYVLGTTTDYVINVTETPVLSVRAAEGVTRSYPYEAILVPTDGSDHGTAAVRFAAQVAAHTGATLQLLYVIDELPEVEEPVSDEVAAELEENATAILEAATAAATETGLEEASITTTVSSGSVPHEIRTHADAEAVDLIAMGTHGHTGLDRHLLGSFTEQLLRSAPVPVLTVQRGDE